A stretch of Caenibius tardaugens NBRC 16725 DNA encodes these proteins:
- a CDS encoding carbonic anhydrase, with protein sequence MTIQPSLALATLIEGYRRFRENGWTPRRERWAALGEGQAPQIMIIACSDSRVDPAQIFDVDPGEIFVVRNVAAMVPPFETTPGFHGVSAALEFAVQVLKVKEIVVLGHGMCGGCKAALTQELYGTEPGEGGFIANWISLLDKAREPIARELGTKGRVAELAMELAGVKVSIDNLRTFPCVQHKEASGKLRLRGAFFAISDGILHLLDEESGEFTALT encoded by the coding sequence ATGACGATCCAACCCTCGCTCGCGCTCGCCACCTTGATCGAAGGTTACCGCCGTTTCCGCGAAAATGGCTGGACCCCCCGGCGGGAACGCTGGGCCGCACTCGGCGAAGGTCAGGCGCCCCAGATTATGATTATCGCCTGTTCCGACAGCCGCGTTGATCCGGCACAGATTTTCGACGTTGATCCCGGCGAAATCTTCGTGGTGCGCAATGTCGCGGCCATGGTTCCTCCCTTTGAAACAACGCCGGGTTTCCATGGCGTATCGGCGGCTCTGGAATTCGCCGTTCAGGTGCTCAAGGTGAAGGAAATCGTCGTGCTGGGGCATGGCATGTGCGGCGGCTGCAAGGCTGCGCTCACGCAGGAACTCTATGGGACGGAGCCGGGCGAAGGTGGGTTTATCGCCAACTGGATTTCCTTGCTCGACAAGGCGCGCGAACCGATTGCCCGGGAACTGGGCACGAAAGGGCGCGTGGCGGAACTGGCAATGGAACTGGCTGGCGTGAAAGTCAGCATCGATAACCTGCGAACATTTCCCTGTGTGCAACACAAGGAAGCATCAGGCAAACTGCGCCTGCGCGGCGCGTTCTTCGCGATTTCTGATGGAATCCTCCATCTGCTCGATGAAGAAAGCGGCGAATTTACCGCCCTGACCTGA
- a CDS encoding NYN domain-containing protein has protein sequence MADELSRNIALLIDADNASPAGIDPVLTVLAELGQVNIRRAYANWRKTSLKGWADIVHRYGIEPQQQFDLTKGKNATDMKMTIDAMDMLYRGRVHGFGIMSSDSDFTPLAMRIRQEGYPVYGFGSGQTPEAFKQACSRFIDVDALVKAERATKDNGVPQVKPRVDETLLTLLVDAYNASKRDENGFAKLAEVGQRAGNRSSFDTRSYGFPRLIDLLEATPNFAIERRDGGQVWIKRLR, from the coding sequence ATGGCTGATGAACTCTCTCGCAACATCGCGCTGCTAATCGATGCAGACAACGCATCACCTGCGGGCATTGACCCGGTCCTGACTGTTCTGGCGGAACTGGGGCAGGTGAATATCAGGCGCGCCTATGCCAACTGGCGCAAGACATCGCTAAAAGGCTGGGCCGACATCGTCCATCGCTACGGTATTGAACCGCAACAACAGTTTGATCTGACCAAGGGCAAGAACGCCACCGATATGAAAATGACCATCGATGCGATGGACATGCTCTATCGCGGGCGTGTTCATGGTTTCGGGATCATGAGCTCCGACAGCGATTTCACACCCCTGGCCATGCGGATCAGACAGGAAGGGTATCCGGTTTACGGCTTCGGCAGCGGACAGACCCCGGAGGCGTTCAAACAGGCCTGTTCCCGCTTCATTGATGTCGATGCGTTGGTGAAGGCTGAACGCGCAACGAAAGATAATGGCGTGCCGCAGGTCAAGCCGCGGGTGGATGAAACCCTTCTGACCCTACTGGTGGACGCATACAACGCCAGCAAGCGTGATGAGAATGGTTTCGCCAAACTGGCCGAAGTCGGTCAGCGCGCGGGCAACCGGTCCAGTTTCGATACCCGCAGCTACGGCTTTCCGCGGTTAATCGACCTGCTTGAGGCGACTCCCAATTTTGCCATTGAACGTCGCGATGGCGGGCAAGTCTGGATCAAGCGTTTGCGCTGA